One window of Rissa tridactyla isolate bRisTri1 chromosome 12, bRisTri1.patW.cur.20221130, whole genome shotgun sequence genomic DNA carries:
- the SS18L1 gene encoding calcium-responsive transactivator isoform X2, with the protein MSVAFASARPRGKGEVTQQTIQKMLDENHHLIQCIMDYQSKGKTAECTQYQQILHRNLVYLATIADSNQNMQSLLPAPPTQNINLGPGGMTQSASNQSLHSQSNLSDAIGTGLPPSSLMQSQISNVSMMHQQAATSHYNSAQGGSQHYQGQSSIAMMSQSNQGNSMMGQRPMGPYRASQQGSSQQYMGQEEYYSEQYSHGQGSSEPMNQQYYPDGHGDYAYQQSSYTEQSYDRSFDDSTQHYYEGGNSQYSQQQAGYQQGAAQQQTYSQQQYPNQQSYPGQQQGYGPAQGASSQYSSYQQGQGQQYGSYRASQTGPSAQQQRPYGYEQGQYGNYQQ; encoded by the exons atgTCGGTTGCCTTTGCTTCTGCTCGCCCAAGAGGCAAAGGGGAGGTCACCCAGCAAACTATCCAGAAG ATGCTAGATGAAAATCACCACCTAATACAGTGTATTATGGATTATCAGAGCAAGGGGAAAACTGCAGAATGTACTCA ATACCAACAAATCTTGCACAGAAACCTGGTTTACTTGGCAACAATAGCAGATTCTAACCAGAATATGCAGTCCTTGCTTCCTGCT CCACCAACGCAAAACATAAACTTGGGCCCCGGAGGAATGACTCAGAGTGCATCCAACCAATCTCTCCATTCACAGAGCAATCTCAGTGATGCCATTGGGACGGGCCTTCCTCCTTCCTCGCTCATGCAGAGTCAGATTAGCAATG TCTCCATGATGCACCAGCAAGCAGCAACGTCGCATTACAACTCGGCGCAAGGAGGCAGCCAGCATTACCAGGGGCAGTCCTCCATTGCCATGATGAGCCAGAGCAACCAGGGCAACAGCATGATGGGTCAGCGACCAATGGGCCCTTACAGAGCTTCACAGCAAG GTTCCTCGCAGCAGTACATGGGTCAGGAAGAATATTACAGTGAACAGTACAGTCATGGACAAGGCTCTTCAGAACCTATGAATCAGCAATATTATCCAGATG GACATGGTGATTATGCCTATCAGCAGTCATCCTATACTGAGCAGAGCTATGACAGGTCGTTTGACGACTCTACACAACATTATTATGAAGGAG GAAATTCTCAGtacagccagcagcaggcagggtaCCAACAGGGAGCTGCACAACAGCAAACATATTCCCAGCAGCAATACCCAAATCAACAAAGTTACCCAGGACAACAGCAAGGATATG GTCCTGCACAGGGAGCCTCTTCACAGTATTCCAGCTACCAACAGGGACAGGGGCAGCAATACGGAAGTTACAGAGCTTCTCAGACAGGCCCATCCGCTCAGCAACAGAGGCCTTATGGCTATGAGCAG GGACAATATGGAAATTATCAGCAATAA
- the SS18L1 gene encoding calcium-responsive transactivator isoform X1, which yields MSVAFASARPRGKGEVTQQTIQKMLDENHHLIQCIMDYQSKGKTAECTQYQQILHRNLVYLATIADSNQNMQSLLPAPPTQNINLGPGGMTQSASNQSLHSQSNLSDAIGTGLPPSSLMQSQISNGPNHVSMQQSGQNTMPTTSLSMTVSSHGTGPGYSHTVPASQNVPMQGQGSIGNYVSRTNINMQSNPVSMMHQQAATSHYNSAQGGSQHYQGQSSIAMMSQSNQGNSMMGQRPMGPYRASQQGSSQQYMGQEEYYSEQYSHGQGSSEPMNQQYYPDGHGDYAYQQSSYTEQSYDRSFDDSTQHYYEGGNSQYSQQQAGYQQGAAQQQTYSQQQYPNQQSYPGQQQGYGPAQGASSQYSSYQQGQGQQYGSYRASQTGPSAQQQRPYGYEQGQYGNYQQ from the exons atgTCGGTTGCCTTTGCTTCTGCTCGCCCAAGAGGCAAAGGGGAGGTCACCCAGCAAACTATCCAGAAG ATGCTAGATGAAAATCACCACCTAATACAGTGTATTATGGATTATCAGAGCAAGGGGAAAACTGCAGAATGTACTCA ATACCAACAAATCTTGCACAGAAACCTGGTTTACTTGGCAACAATAGCAGATTCTAACCAGAATATGCAGTCCTTGCTTCCTGCT CCACCAACGCAAAACATAAACTTGGGCCCCGGAGGAATGACTCAGAGTGCATCCAACCAATCTCTCCATTCACAGAGCAATCTCAGTGATGCCATTGGGACGGGCCTTCCTCCTTCCTCGCTCATGCAGAGTCAGATTAGCAATG GTCCTAATCACGTGTCTATGCAGCAGTCAGGCCAGAACACTATGCCCACGACCTCTCTGAGTATGACTGTCAGCAGTCATGGAACTGGGCCTGGTTATAGCCATACAGTGCCTGCATCTCAGAATGTGCCAATGCAAGGCCAGGGGTCAATAGGCAATTATGTCTCTCGAACAAACATCAACATGCAGTCTAATCCAG TCTCCATGATGCACCAGCAAGCAGCAACGTCGCATTACAACTCGGCGCAAGGAGGCAGCCAGCATTACCAGGGGCAGTCCTCCATTGCCATGATGAGCCAGAGCAACCAGGGCAACAGCATGATGGGTCAGCGACCAATGGGCCCTTACAGAGCTTCACAGCAAG GTTCCTCGCAGCAGTACATGGGTCAGGAAGAATATTACAGTGAACAGTACAGTCATGGACAAGGCTCTTCAGAACCTATGAATCAGCAATATTATCCAGATG GACATGGTGATTATGCCTATCAGCAGTCATCCTATACTGAGCAGAGCTATGACAGGTCGTTTGACGACTCTACACAACATTATTATGAAGGAG GAAATTCTCAGtacagccagcagcaggcagggtaCCAACAGGGAGCTGCACAACAGCAAACATATTCCCAGCAGCAATACCCAAATCAACAAAGTTACCCAGGACAACAGCAAGGATATG GTCCTGCACAGGGAGCCTCTTCACAGTATTCCAGCTACCAACAGGGACAGGGGCAGCAATACGGAAGTTACAGAGCTTCTCAGACAGGCCCATCCGCTCAGCAACAGAGGCCTTATGGCTATGAGCAG GGACAATATGGAAATTATCAGCAATAA
- the SS18L1 gene encoding calcium-responsive transactivator isoform X3: protein MQQSGQNTMPTTSLSMTVSSHGTGPGYSHTVPASQNVPMQGQGSIGNYVSRTNINMQSNPVSMMHQQAATSHYNSAQGGSQHYQGQSSIAMMSQSNQGNSMMGQRPMGPYRASQQGSSQQYMGQEEYYSEQYSHGQGSSEPMNQQYYPDGHGDYAYQQSSYTEQSYDRSFDDSTQHYYEGGNSQYSQQQAGYQQGAAQQQTYSQQQYPNQQSYPGQQQGYGPAQGASSQYSSYQQGQGQQYGSYRASQTGPSAQQQRPYGYEQGQYGNYQQ from the exons ATGCAGCAGTCAGGCCAGAACACTATGCCCACGACCTCTCTGAGTATGACTGTCAGCAGTCATGGAACTGGGCCTGGTTATAGCCATACAGTGCCTGCATCTCAGAATGTGCCAATGCAAGGCCAGGGGTCAATAGGCAATTATGTCTCTCGAACAAACATCAACATGCAGTCTAATCCAG TCTCCATGATGCACCAGCAAGCAGCAACGTCGCATTACAACTCGGCGCAAGGAGGCAGCCAGCATTACCAGGGGCAGTCCTCCATTGCCATGATGAGCCAGAGCAACCAGGGCAACAGCATGATGGGTCAGCGACCAATGGGCCCTTACAGAGCTTCACAGCAAG GTTCCTCGCAGCAGTACATGGGTCAGGAAGAATATTACAGTGAACAGTACAGTCATGGACAAGGCTCTTCAGAACCTATGAATCAGCAATATTATCCAGATG GACATGGTGATTATGCCTATCAGCAGTCATCCTATACTGAGCAGAGCTATGACAGGTCGTTTGACGACTCTACACAACATTATTATGAAGGAG GAAATTCTCAGtacagccagcagcaggcagggtaCCAACAGGGAGCTGCACAACAGCAAACATATTCCCAGCAGCAATACCCAAATCAACAAAGTTACCCAGGACAACAGCAAGGATATG GTCCTGCACAGGGAGCCTCTTCACAGTATTCCAGCTACCAACAGGGACAGGGGCAGCAATACGGAAGTTACAGAGCTTCTCAGACAGGCCCATCCGCTCAGCAACAGAGGCCTTATGGCTATGAGCAG GGACAATATGGAAATTATCAGCAATAA